The following are encoded together in the Ovis aries strain OAR_USU_Benz2616 breed Rambouillet chromosome 15, ARS-UI_Ramb_v3.0, whole genome shotgun sequence genome:
- the MMP27 gene encoding matrix metalloproteinase-27 isoform X2, with the protein MKNLLLLLVFATLSSAFPADRRTEDEENLQLTQAYLNQFYSLEIEGSHLAQSSNRSLIDGKIREMQAFFGLTVTGKLDSNTLEIMKTPRCGVPDVGQYGYTLPGWKKYNLTYRIVNYTPDMARPDVDEAIQKGLEVWSKVTPLTFTKISKGIADIMIAFRTRVHGWCPRYFDGPLGVLGHAFPPGLGLGGDTHFDEDENWTKDGVGFSLFLVAAHEFGHSLGLSHSSDQTALMFPNYVSLDPSKYPLSQDDINGIQSIYGPPKVPAKPKGPTLPHACDPDLTFDAITTFRREVMFFKGRHIWRIYYDITDVEFELISSFWPSLPADIHAAYENPIDKILVFKDDNFWVIRGYAVLPDYPKSIYTLGFPRRVKKVDAAVCDRSTRKTYFFVGIWCWRYDEVTQTMDKGYPRRVVKYFPGIGLQVDAAFQHKGFFYFFRRSKQFEYDPKAKTVTRIMKTNTWLQCKEPLNSSSDFTISEGKVYSGVEMFHYKNLNFLIFSIVHMMNKIYSYQ; encoded by the exons ATGAAGAACCTTCTTCTGCTTTTGGTCTTTGCAACACTGTCCTCTGCATTTCCTGCAGACCGAAGGACGGAAGACGAGGAGAACCTGCAACTGACTCAG GCGTATCTCAACCAGTTCTACTCTCTTGAAATAGAAGGGAGTCATCTTGCTCAAAGCAGTAACAGAAGTCTCATAGATGGCAAAATCCGTGAAATGCAAGCATTCTTTGGATTGACAGTGACTGGAAAACTGGACTCAAACACTCTGGAGATCATGAAGACACCCAGGTGTGGGGTGCCTGACGTGGGTCAGTATGGCTATACTCTCCCCGGGTGGAAGAAGTACAACCTCACCTACAG AATTGTAAACTACACTCCTGATATGGCTCGACCTGATGTGGATGAGGCTATCCAAAAAGGTTTAGAAGTGTGGAGCAAAGTCACTCCACTAACATTCACCAAGATTTCCAAAGGGATCGCTGACATCATGATTGCCTTTAGGACCCGAG TCCACGGTTGGTGTCCTCGTTACTTCGACGGCCCCTTGGGAGTCCTCGGCCACGCCTTTCCCCCTGGTCTGGGACTGGGTGGAGACACTCACTTTGATGAGGATGAGAACTGGACCAAGGATGGAGTAG GATTCAGCTTATTCCTCGTGGCAGCTCATGAATTTGGCCATTCACTGGGGCTCTCTCACTCCAGTGATCAAACAGCCTTGATGTTCCCAAACTACGTCTCCTTGGATCCTAGCAAATACCCACTTTCTCAGGACGATATCAACGGAATCCAATCCATCTACG GGCCACCTAAGGTACCTGCTAAGCCGAAGGGACCCACTCTACCTCATGCCTGTGACCCCGATTTGACTTTTGATGCTATCACCACTTTCCGAAGAGAAGTAATGTTCTTTAAAGGCAG GCACATATGGAGGATCTATTATGACATCACTGACGTTGAATTTGAATTAATCTCTTCATTCTGGCCATCTCTGCCAGCTGATATTCACGCTGCATATGAGAACCCCATTGACAAGATTCTGGTGTTTAAAG ATGACAACTTCTGGGTGATCAGAGGATATGCTGTCTTGCCAGATTATCCCAAATCCATCTATACTCTTGGCTTTCCAAGACGTGTAAAGAAAGTTGATGCAGCTGTGTGTGACCGCAGCACAAGAAAGACCTACTTCTTTGTGGGTATTTGGTGCTGGAG gTATGATGAAGTGACCCAAACCATGGACAAAGGGTACCCACGTAGAGTAGTAAAGTACTTCCCAGGAATTGGCCTCCAAGTGGATGCTGCTTTCCAACACAAAG GATTCTTCTATTTCTTCCGTAGATCAAAACAGTTTGAATATGATCCTAAGGCAAAGACTGTTACCCGAATAATGAAAACCAATACTTGGCTTCAGTGTAAAGAACCATTAAATTCATCATCTGATTTTACAATCAGTGAGGGAAAAGTATATTCAGGAGTGGAGatgtttcattataaaaatttaaattttcttatttttagtattGTTCACATGATGAACAAAATCTACAGTTACCAATAA
- the MMP27 gene encoding matrix metalloproteinase-27 isoform X1, with protein sequence MKNLLLLLVFATLSSAFPADRRTEDEENLQLTQAYLNQFYSLEIEGSHLAQSSNRSLIDGKIREMQAFFGLTVTGKLDSNTLEIMKTPRCGVPDVGQYGYTLPGWKKYNLTYRIVNYTPDMARPDVDEAIQKGLEVWSKVTPLTFTKISKGIADIMIAFRTRVHGWCPRYFDGPLGVLGHAFPPGLGLGGDTHFDEDENWTKDGVGFSLFLVAAHEFGHSLGLSHSSDQTALMFPNYVSLDPSKYPLSQDDINGIQSIYAGPPKVPAKPKGPTLPHACDPDLTFDAITTFRREVMFFKGRHIWRIYYDITDVEFELISSFWPSLPADIHAAYENPIDKILVFKDDNFWVIRGYAVLPDYPKSIYTLGFPRRVKKVDAAVCDRSTRKTYFFVGIWCWRYDEVTQTMDKGYPRRVVKYFPGIGLQVDAAFQHKGFFYFFRRSKQFEYDPKAKTVTRIMKTNTWLQCKEPLNSSSDFTISEGKVYSGVEMFHYKNLNFLIFSIVHMMNKIYSYQ encoded by the exons ATGAAGAACCTTCTTCTGCTTTTGGTCTTTGCAACACTGTCCTCTGCATTTCCTGCAGACCGAAGGACGGAAGACGAGGAGAACCTGCAACTGACTCAG GCGTATCTCAACCAGTTCTACTCTCTTGAAATAGAAGGGAGTCATCTTGCTCAAAGCAGTAACAGAAGTCTCATAGATGGCAAAATCCGTGAAATGCAAGCATTCTTTGGATTGACAGTGACTGGAAAACTGGACTCAAACACTCTGGAGATCATGAAGACACCCAGGTGTGGGGTGCCTGACGTGGGTCAGTATGGCTATACTCTCCCCGGGTGGAAGAAGTACAACCTCACCTACAG AATTGTAAACTACACTCCTGATATGGCTCGACCTGATGTGGATGAGGCTATCCAAAAAGGTTTAGAAGTGTGGAGCAAAGTCACTCCACTAACATTCACCAAGATTTCCAAAGGGATCGCTGACATCATGATTGCCTTTAGGACCCGAG TCCACGGTTGGTGTCCTCGTTACTTCGACGGCCCCTTGGGAGTCCTCGGCCACGCCTTTCCCCCTGGTCTGGGACTGGGTGGAGACACTCACTTTGATGAGGATGAGAACTGGACCAAGGATGGAGTAG GATTCAGCTTATTCCTCGTGGCAGCTCATGAATTTGGCCATTCACTGGGGCTCTCTCACTCCAGTGATCAAACAGCCTTGATGTTCCCAAACTACGTCTCCTTGGATCCTAGCAAATACCCACTTTCTCAGGACGATATCAACGGAATCCAATCCATCTACG CAGGGCCACCTAAGGTACCTGCTAAGCCGAAGGGACCCACTCTACCTCATGCCTGTGACCCCGATTTGACTTTTGATGCTATCACCACTTTCCGAAGAGAAGTAATGTTCTTTAAAGGCAG GCACATATGGAGGATCTATTATGACATCACTGACGTTGAATTTGAATTAATCTCTTCATTCTGGCCATCTCTGCCAGCTGATATTCACGCTGCATATGAGAACCCCATTGACAAGATTCTGGTGTTTAAAG ATGACAACTTCTGGGTGATCAGAGGATATGCTGTCTTGCCAGATTATCCCAAATCCATCTATACTCTTGGCTTTCCAAGACGTGTAAAGAAAGTTGATGCAGCTGTGTGTGACCGCAGCACAAGAAAGACCTACTTCTTTGTGGGTATTTGGTGCTGGAG gTATGATGAAGTGACCCAAACCATGGACAAAGGGTACCCACGTAGAGTAGTAAAGTACTTCCCAGGAATTGGCCTCCAAGTGGATGCTGCTTTCCAACACAAAG GATTCTTCTATTTCTTCCGTAGATCAAAACAGTTTGAATATGATCCTAAGGCAAAGACTGTTACCCGAATAATGAAAACCAATACTTGGCTTCAGTGTAAAGAACCATTAAATTCATCATCTGATTTTACAATCAGTGAGGGAAAAGTATATTCAGGAGTGGAGatgtttcattataaaaatttaaattttcttatttttagtattGTTCACATGATGAACAAAATCTACAGTTACCAATAA